The Methylobacterium sp. PvR107 genome contains a region encoding:
- a CDS encoding autotransporter-associated beta strand repeat-containing protein: MGGKACLHVQSSLSCTIRAATSFTTTRPFTLHGVSGLAVDPAQTLTVSNVVSGSGTLFKLGLGTLTLSGSNTFSGGVVLAAGTLSVARDANLGAASGPLAFDGGTLQVTGTAFATTTRPILWGPAGGRLDIADPANTFTLAQSLSGPGGLTKAGPGTLALAGTNTYTGATTLADGTLLARGGQAIGDLSSVTIAAGATLALADSETVGSLAGQGRVALGTARLTAGANGTATTFAGTLDGTGGLTKAGAGTLTLTGAGTFTGPAILAAGGLSLTATASLAAPVFTRPGTALTNAGNLAGGLTNAGTALNTGAITGGVANTGMLATSGTLAGGLTNAGTVTASAGRIDGAIRNEAGTLAVTGAVASDGTFANGAGATLAVTGAYSLGGPLTNAGTVTVARTASLTAPAGLGNAASLANDGTITGAVANTGALATSGTIVGSLANAGQATNSGTVTGAAGNIGSLFNGGAIAGGLINAGLTLNDGAITGGVANTGTLTTSGTLAGGLTNAGTVTASAGRIDGAIRNEAGTPAVTGAVASAGTFANGAGARHRGHRRLQPRRAADQRRDRHGRLQRPTHGRRSCQCRPAHRSAECQRPRRPAQHRPPRQRRQLHRRRRQCRRRHARQYRHLHHAIRALRQCR, from the coding sequence ATGGGAGGCAAGGCGTGCCTTCATGTCCAGAGCTCCCTGAGCTGCACGATCCGAGCGGCGACGAGCTTTACCACCACGCGCCCATTCACCCTGCACGGTGTCTCCGGTCTGGCCGTCGATCCGGCGCAGACCCTGACCGTATCGAACGTCGTGTCCGGTTCGGGGACCTTGTTCAAGCTCGGGCTGGGCACGCTGACGCTGAGCGGGTCCAACACCTTCTCGGGCGGCGTCGTCCTGGCAGCCGGCACCCTCTCGGTCGCGCGCGACGCCAACCTCGGCGCCGCCAGCGGTCCCCTCGCCTTCGACGGCGGAACCCTCCAGGTCACCGGGACCGCGTTCGCCACCACCACCCGCCCGATCCTCTGGGGACCGGCCGGCGGCCGTCTCGACATCGCCGATCCCGCCAACACCTTCACCCTCGCCCAGTCCCTCTCCGGACCCGGCGGACTGACCAAGGCCGGACCCGGAACCCTCGCCCTGGCGGGCACCAATACCTACACGGGTGCCACCACCCTGGCGGACGGCACCCTGCTCGCCCGCGGCGGGCAGGCCATCGGCGATCTCAGCTCCGTCACCATCGCGGCCGGCGCGACCCTGGCCCTCGCCGACAGCGAGACCGTCGGATCCCTGGCCGGACAGGGCCGCGTCGCGCTGGGCACCGCCCGCCTCACCGCCGGCGCCAACGGCACCGCCACCACCTTCGCCGGCACCCTCGACGGAACCGGCGGCCTGACCAAGGCCGGCGCCGGAACCCTGACCCTCACGGGTGCCGGCACCTTCACCGGCCCGGCCATCCTGGCGGCCGGCGGCCTCAGCCTGACCGCCACCGCCAGCCTCGCCGCCCCGGTGTTCACCCGGCCCGGCACCGCCCTGACCAACGCAGGAAACCTGGCCGGCGGCCTCACCAACGCCGGAACCGCGCTCAACACCGGCGCGATCACCGGCGGCGTCGCCAACACCGGCATGCTGGCCACCTCCGGCACGCTCGCGGGCGGGCTGACCAATGCCGGCACCGTGACGGCCAGCGCCGGCCGGATCGACGGCGCCATCCGCAACGAGGCCGGGACCCTGGCCGTCACCGGGGCGGTGGCGAGCGACGGCACCTTCGCCAACGGCGCCGGCGCGACCCTCGCGGTCACCGGCGCCTACAGCCTCGGCGGGCCGCTGACCAACGCCGGGACCGTCACGGTCGCCCGGACCGCCAGCCTGACGGCGCCCGCCGGCCTCGGCAATGCCGCCAGCCTCGCGAACGACGGGACGATCACGGGTGCGGTCGCAAACACCGGCGCGCTCGCGACGAGCGGAACCATCGTCGGCAGCCTCGCCAATGCCGGTCAGGCGACCAACAGCGGCACCGTCACGGGCGCCGCGGGCAACATCGGCAGCCTGTTCAACGGCGGCGCCATCGCGGGCGGCCTGATCAATGCCGGGCTCACCCTCAACGACGGCGCGATCACGGGCGGTGTCGCCAACACCGGCACGCTGACCACCTCCGGCACGCTCGCGGGCGGGCTGACCAATGCCGGCACCGTGACGGCCAGCGCCGGCCGGATCGACGGCGCCATCCGCAACGAGGCCGGGACCCCGGCCGTCACCGGGGCGGTGGCGAGCGCCGGCACCTTCGCCAACGGCGCCGGCGCTCGCCACCGCGGTCACCGGCGCCTACAGCCTCGGCGGGCCGCTGACCAACGCCGGGACCGTCACGGTCGCCTCCAGCGGCCGACTCATGGCCGGCGGAGTTGCCAATGCCGGCCTGCTCACCGTAGCGCAGAATGCCAGCGTCCTCGACGACCTGCTCAACACCGGCCGCCTCGTCAACGCCGGCAGCTACACCGCCGACGCCGTCAATGCCGCCGGCGCCACGCTCGTCAATACCGGCACCTTCACCACGCTATCCGCGCCCTTCGCCAATGCCGGTAG
- a CDS encoding autotransporter domain-containing protein yields the protein MLGNGQLTVGGDGASTSYAGRIVDGATQTSLTKIGPGTLTLSGPSPLSGLVRVLGGELAVTGALPNAALAIGTGSLLTGEAWFGSVSLGTGATLSPGIGSAALGRMSVAGNLVLAPGALYRVDATADGRADRIDAGGRAIVAGATVQAVAGTGQYAPHTRYTILTAAGGVQGRFAGVSSNFAFLTPFLGYAPDAITLTLARNDLDFVAVAQTRNQRASAAAAQAGAVGSPLYDAVAMLSAPQARAAFAALSGDGHATLVSTVFANAGLLREAVLDRLRWDTTPAARPSDVPETAVSLWGLGLGSVGHVRTDGNAAGLSRHSAGFLLGLDAQVRTPLGGLRLGAVGGSLEAGFANPAQVQTVALTSTFGGVYGSLEAGSAALRFGALAADDPAGLRRVVTIPGLSDSVTARLGGHSVQGFGEAGYRIGLSGAVDLEPFAGGAVASVKRERFAERGGAAALTGFAQEHTVPSATIGLRLQVQLDRDDPAPMFVHGLMAYRRSFGDLVPTVPLAFRGTRARFASRGLPLDRDALVSEVGLGLRLAPGLSVGLSYTGQIGARAQDHAAKGTLFYKF from the coding sequence GTGCTGGGCAACGGGCAGCTCACCGTCGGCGGCGACGGCGCCTCCACCAGCTATGCCGGCCGGATCGTCGACGGCGCCACGCAGACCAGCCTGACCAAGATCGGGCCCGGAACCCTGACCCTCTCGGGACCCAGCCCCCTGTCTGGGCTGGTCCGTGTGCTCGGCGGTGAACTCGCCGTCACCGGGGCCCTGCCGAACGCCGCCCTCGCGATCGGGACCGGTAGCCTGCTGACCGGCGAGGCGTGGTTCGGCAGCGTCAGCCTCGGCACCGGGGCGACGCTTTCCCCAGGCATCGGTTCGGCGGCGCTGGGCCGTATGAGCGTGGCCGGCAACCTCGTCCTGGCGCCGGGGGCGCTCTACCGGGTCGACGCCACGGCGGACGGCCGCGCCGACCGGATCGATGCCGGCGGCAGGGCCATTGTGGCGGGCGCCACCGTCCAGGCGGTTGCGGGCACCGGCCAATATGCCCCGCACACCCGCTATACGATCCTGACCGCGGCCGGCGGCGTGCAGGGACGGTTTGCCGGGGTGAGCAGCAACTTTGCGTTCCTGACACCGTTCCTCGGCTATGCCCCCGACGCGATCACGCTGACGCTGGCGCGCAACGACCTCGACTTCGTCGCAGTAGCGCAGACGCGCAACCAGCGCGCGTCCGCTGCGGCCGCACAGGCGGGCGCGGTCGGCTCGCCGCTCTACGACGCGGTGGCGATGCTGTCGGCGCCCCAGGCGCGGGCAGCGTTCGCCGCGCTGTCGGGGGACGGGCATGCCACCCTCGTTTCGACCGTCTTCGCCAATGCCGGCCTTCTGCGCGAGGCGGTGCTCGACCGTCTGCGCTGGGACACGACTCCGGCGGCGCGGCCAAGCGACGTACCGGAGACGGCCGTGAGCCTGTGGGGGCTGGGGCTCGGCAGCGTCGGGCATGTGCGCACCGACGGCAACGCCGCCGGGCTGTCGCGTCACAGCGCGGGCTTCCTGCTAGGCCTGGACGCGCAGGTCAGAACGCCGCTCGGCGGTCTGCGCCTCGGCGCGGTCGGCGGCAGCCTGGAGGCGGGCTTTGCCAACCCGGCCCAGGTCCAGACCGTCGCACTCACGAGCACGTTCGGGGGCGTCTACGGCAGCCTGGAGGCGGGATCGGCTGCGCTGCGGTTCGGAGCGCTGGCGGCGGACGATCCGGCCGGGCTCAGGCGCGTGGTCACCATCCCGGGTCTATCGGATAGCGTCACGGCGCGGCTCGGAGGCCACAGCGTGCAGGGCTTCGGCGAGGCGGGCTATCGGATCGGCCTGAGCGGGGCGGTGGACCTGGAGCCGTTCGCGGGCGGGGCGGTGGCGTCGGTCAAGCGCGAGCGATTCGCAGAGCGGGGCGGGGCCGCCGCGCTGACCGGCTTCGCGCAGGAACACACCGTGCCGAGCGCGACGATAGGCTTGCGTCTGCAGGTGCAACTGGATCGCGACGATCCTGCGCCGATGTTCGTGCATGGGCTGATGGCCTACCGGCGGTCGTTCGGCGACCTGGTCCCGACTGTGCCGTTGGCATTCCGGGGTACCAGGGCGCGGTTCGCGAGCCGGGGCCTGCCGCTCGACCGGGACGCGTTGGTGAGCGAGGTCGGGCTCGGGCTGAGGCTGGCGCCAGGCCTGAGCGTCGGACTGTCCTACACCGGTCAGATCGGCGCCCGCGCCCAGGATCACGCTGCAAAAGGAACTTTGTTCTACAAGTTCTAG
- a CDS encoding peptidase inhibitor family I36 protein → MAREEWMGAKAWTVPAECPKVGFWRSHSFETLLVLGWIGLFAYSAAYLFDEVPFRVSSIPGGSEVLIARSEDMPRQIMLAAAPAPPTSAIAPAIAPPAPSTPVVQPVVPSDIARSRSTGPEYVGTWGPTAAACGVPSGRHNFYRATITPGLAKAGETTCSFRGHHRAGNAWTMAADCRDRGQQWTSQVRLFVDGDHLTWTSAKGSSNYVRCGRRTT, encoded by the coding sequence GTGGCGCGGGAGGAATGGATGGGGGCAAAAGCCTGGACCGTGCCGGCCGAATGTCCGAAGGTTGGGTTCTGGCGCAGCCACTCGTTCGAGACTCTGCTCGTGCTGGGCTGGATCGGCCTGTTCGCCTACAGCGCTGCCTACCTCTTCGACGAGGTGCCATTCCGGGTTTCATCCATTCCGGGCGGCAGCGAAGTGCTTATCGCGCGATCGGAGGATATGCCGCGCCAGATCATGCTGGCAGCGGCACCCGCTCCGCCAACGAGCGCCATCGCACCAGCTATAGCGCCGCCAGCCCCGTCGACCCCCGTGGTGCAGCCCGTAGTTCCGTCGGATATCGCGCGCTCGCGCTCGACCGGCCCGGAATACGTGGGCACCTGGGGGCCTACAGCAGCCGCTTGTGGCGTCCCCTCAGGCCGGCACAACTTCTATCGCGCTACGATCACGCCGGGGCTCGCCAAAGCCGGAGAGACCACCTGCAGCTTCCGTGGCCATCATCGGGCTGGCAATGCCTGGACAATGGCCGCCGATTGCAGGGACCGTGGCCAGCAATGGACCTCTCAAGTTCGCCTCTTCGTGGACGGCGACCATCTGACTTGGACGAGTGCAAAGGGCAGCTCCAATTACGTCCGCTGCGGCCGTCGCACCACCTAA
- a CDS encoding DUF6894 family protein, which translates to MLRRFYFDVGNGRATIRDEEGVEAEDLEQALADARGVIGEMADDLGTIDLDNPWTLVVRDETGLAVAHVPIGLFSSSRRMPRRG; encoded by the coding sequence ATGCTCAGACGGTTCTATTTCGACGTCGGCAACGGTCGGGCGACAATCCGGGACGAGGAAGGCGTCGAGGCCGAGGATTTGGAGCAAGCGCTGGCGGACGCGCGTGGCGTCATCGGCGAGATGGCAGACGATCTCGGTACCATCGATCTCGACAATCCCTGGACGCTCGTCGTGCGTGATGAGACGGGATTGGCGGTCGCTCACGTGCCCATCGGACTGTTCTCCAGCTCACGCCGGATGCCGCGTCGAGGATGA
- a CDS encoding DUF6894 family protein encodes MPRYYFDIHDGELLKDDAGTECADIDAAREKVMACLPDVAGWITPVDGDNQAVSVMVRDEAGRQVYAATLAFAGFRLEEPASS; translated from the coding sequence GTGCCACGTTACTACTTCGACATCCACGATGGCGAACTCCTCAAGGATGATGCGGGCACCGAGTGCGCAGACATCGACGCCGCCCGTGAAAAGGTCATGGCCTGCCTGCCAGATGTTGCAGGCTGGATCACTCCAGTCGACGGCGACAATCAAGCCGTCTCGGTAATGGTCCGCGATGAGGCCGGCCGCCAAGTCTACGCGGCGACGCTGGCATTCGCCGGGTTCAGGCTGGAAGAGCCAGCCTCCTCGTAG
- a CDS encoding MucR family transcriptional regulator: MHENTSPSGSDQPDFIALTTDIVAAYISKNSVRPADLPALLNEVHAAIAGLNSSPASAEPKVEKLTAGQIRKSISPDALISFIDGKPYKTLKRHLSGNGLTLEEYRERYGLPHDYPSVAASYSEQRSKLALALGLGNQRRKAAAKAATVDETVADAPKSRGRKKAAEPAAAPAAKLTRIRRSKTAAAE; this comes from the coding sequence ATGCACGAAAACACATCCCCCTCAGGATCGGATCAGCCCGATTTTATCGCGCTCACCACCGACATCGTTGCCGCCTACATCTCGAAGAACTCGGTGCGGCCGGCCGACCTGCCGGCTCTCCTGAATGAAGTGCACGCCGCGATCGCCGGGCTCAATAGCAGCCCTGCTTCCGCCGAGCCGAAGGTCGAGAAGCTGACGGCGGGCCAGATCCGCAAGTCAATCAGTCCCGACGCCCTCATCAGCTTCATCGACGGCAAGCCGTACAAGACACTGAAGCGTCACCTGAGCGGCAACGGTCTCACGCTCGAGGAGTACCGCGAGCGCTACGGCCTACCGCACGACTACCCGTCTGTAGCCGCCAGCTACTCCGAGCAGCGCTCCAAGCTCGCCTTGGCCCTTGGCCTCGGCAATCAGCGTCGGAAAGCCGCTGCCAAGGCTGCAACGGTCGACGAGACGGTCGCCGACGCGCCGAAGAGCCGCGGCCGGAAGAAGGCTGCCGAACCTGCGGCTGCACCGGCTGCGAAACTCACGCGAATCCGTAGATCGAAGACGGCCGCTGCTGAGTAA
- a CDS encoding DUF6522 family protein yields the protein MRLTLGHLGDWVVDPRELATRLSVSADDLKRLERYGYVDARIKEGSGDDAGRTLVTIRLLNSGWRGTFDRSGTLILEERW from the coding sequence ATGCGGCTTACCCTCGGTCACCTGGGCGATTGGGTCGTCGATCCCCGTGAACTCGCCACACGGCTCAGTGTCAGCGCCGACGACCTGAAGCGCCTGGAGCGGTACGGCTATGTCGACGCCCGTATCAAAGAGGGCAGCGGCGATGACGCTGGCCGGACGTTGGTGACAATCCGCCTGCTCAACAGCGGTTGGCGCGGCACCTTCGATCGGAGCGGCACGCTCATTCTTGAAGAGAGATGGTGA
- a CDS encoding pilus assembly protein PilZ, with amino-acid sequence MANELRNEKRKFALKTGQIFFGEQQDCCDCLVWDMAKSGAMIEADLGEASPKKLRLISKALYLDQLCEVVWREGRKIGLKFAT; translated from the coding sequence GTGGCCAACGAACTCAGGAACGAGAAAAGAAAGTTCGCTCTGAAGACAGGGCAGATATTTTTTGGCGAACAGCAGGATTGTTGCGACTGCCTTGTATGGGACATGGCTAAATCGGGAGCGATGATCGAGGCTGATTTAGGCGAGGCAAGCCCAAAAAAGCTTCGTCTGATATCGAAAGCCCTATACCTCGATCAACTTTGCGAGGTTGTCTGGCGCGAGGGTCGGAAGATCGGTCTGAAATTCGCCACCTGA
- a CDS encoding KilA-N domain-containing protein, which yields MQHHLDLIPHKTAGGLVCQRPSDGYINATAMCQATGKRWNHYASNEGTKAFIAALAADTGIPASVLVQSLSGGTPELQGTWVHPQVAINLATWCSPIFAVQVSKWVHDWMRGHSAVRPTLPYHLRRHLANHPNVPAGHFSILVEMTILLIAPMEDMGYTLPEHLLPDISQGLMFCKWLRDEWGIDTDALPKYRHDFEDGRVVWPKAYPDDMLAEFRRHFWTAWLPLKSEAYFAGRDSRALEYLPRLLAKAAAAGLHAPAKRLPPRPIPKKMRRA from the coding sequence GTGCAGCATCATCTTGATCTGATCCCCCATAAGACGGCCGGCGGCCTCGTCTGCCAGCGGCCGAGCGACGGCTACATCAACGCTACCGCGATGTGCCAGGCGACCGGGAAGCGGTGGAACCACTACGCGTCTAACGAGGGCACGAAGGCCTTCATCGCTGCGCTGGCGGCCGATACCGGAATCCCGGCCTCGGTGTTAGTTCAGTCACTTAGCGGCGGAACGCCCGAGCTGCAGGGCACTTGGGTGCACCCGCAGGTCGCCATCAATCTGGCCACTTGGTGCTCGCCGATCTTCGCGGTGCAGGTGAGCAAGTGGGTCCACGACTGGATGCGCGGCCACTCCGCGGTGCGGCCGACGCTGCCCTACCATCTGCGCCGCCATCTCGCGAACCATCCGAACGTTCCGGCTGGGCACTTCTCCATCTTGGTTGAGATGACGATCCTGCTGATCGCCCCGATGGAGGACATGGGCTACACGCTGCCCGAGCACCTGCTGCCCGACATCTCGCAGGGCCTCATGTTCTGCAAGTGGCTCCGCGACGAGTGGGGCATCGATACGGACGCGCTGCCTAAGTACCGGCACGACTTTGAGGATGGCCGCGTCGTGTGGCCCAAGGCCTACCCGGACGACATGCTGGCGGAGTTCCGCCGGCACTTCTGGACCGCGTGGCTGCCGCTGAAGTCCGAGGCCTACTTCGCCGGCCGCGACAGCAGGGCCCTGGAGTACCTGCCGCGTCTGCTCGCGAAAGCCGCGGCCGCCGGGCTACATGCTCCCGCGAAGCGCCTCCCGCCGCGGCCGATCCCGAAGAAGATGCGTCGGGCGTAG
- a CDS encoding 3TM-type holin: protein MASGIGGAIGSIIGGALTGGIGPAIGAALPTIADTAKVLVDRLVPDPNAKAAAQAEIEQALTLRETALVNATMEIAKAQSTVNLAEAQGNDRFSARWRPSVGWICAAGFGYQFVLAPVLTWATNLAGVMIGAAIPPAPTLSINDLMVVLTGILGLGGLRTVERVQGVPGAMPGGTKG from the coding sequence ATGGCCAGTGGAATCGGCGGAGCGATCGGCTCCATCATCGGCGGTGCGCTCACCGGCGGCATCGGGCCCGCGATCGGAGCGGCGCTCCCAACCATCGCAGATACCGCGAAGGTGCTGGTCGACCGGCTCGTGCCGGACCCGAACGCGAAGGCCGCCGCCCAGGCCGAGATCGAGCAGGCGCTCACCCTGAGGGAGACGGCGCTCGTCAACGCAACCATGGAGATCGCCAAGGCGCAGTCCACGGTGAACCTCGCGGAGGCACAGGGTAACGACCGGTTCTCGGCGCGGTGGCGGCCGTCCGTCGGTTGGATCTGCGCCGCCGGCTTTGGCTACCAGTTCGTCCTCGCTCCTGTCCTGACCTGGGCGACGAACCTCGCGGGCGTGATGATTGGCGCCGCGATCCCGCCGGCTCCCACCCTGTCGATCAATGACCTCATGGTGGTGCTGACCGGCATTCTCGGCCTGGGCGGACTGCGCACGGTCGAGCGCGTCCAGGGCGTGCCCGGGGCCATGCCCGGCGGCACCAAAGGCTGA
- a CDS encoding DUF6527 family protein codes for MARIGVLRTLEGGCLGFHCPGCNDMHVVRVVPDGGLPCWGFNQNHERPTFTPSVLIRGTWSDPPVTPENIAEWRRAPWPQRKVERVCHSFVTDGQIQFLGDCTHALAGQTVPLTASED; via the coding sequence ATGGCCCGTATAGGCGTTCTGCGCACGCTTGAGGGCGGGTGCCTCGGCTTCCACTGCCCCGGATGCAACGACATGCACGTGGTGCGCGTGGTGCCTGACGGCGGCCTGCCGTGCTGGGGCTTCAACCAGAATCATGAGCGGCCGACGTTCACGCCCTCCGTCCTCATAAGGGGCACCTGGTCGGATCCGCCTGTCACTCCGGAGAACATCGCTGAGTGGCGGCGGGCGCCATGGCCTCAGCGCAAGGTCGAGCGCGTCTGCCACTCCTTCGTGACCGACGGCCAGATCCAGTTCCTCGGCGACTGCACCCACGCGCTCGCCGGGCAGACCGTTCCCCTAACTGCGAGCGAGGACTGA